In Nymphalis io chromosome 11, ilAglIoxx1.1, whole genome shotgun sequence, one genomic interval encodes:
- the LOC126771556 gene encoding uncharacterized protein LOC126771556 isoform X2, with product MRSLLVLSFLLYDFVAYAFRQNGYDYDDPEGGARQRDMDPPESIYRGQRRYEDGDTAKLVPKMRSAEIGHSTHDLDKENEKKVPFTMTCERLHERYEPCFAGCAAVTCDNPRERLRPCYPFCEPGCICIHPYMRDDRTHKCVLPEDCTKGLKGIPDLGDDI from the exons ATGCGAAGTTTATTAGTATTATCTTTTTTGCTCT ATGACTTCGTTGCGTACGCGTTTAGACAAAACGGTTACGACTATGATGATCCTGAAG gaGGAGCCAGACAACGAGATATGGACCCTCCCGAATCTATATACAGAGGACAGAGGCGTTACGAAGACGGGGATACCGCCAAATTGGTACCAAAAATGAGAAGCGCAGAAATTGGACATTCGACACAtgactt AGATAAGGAAAATGAAAAGAAGGTGCCATTTACGATGACCTGTGAGAGACTTCATGAAAG GTACGAGCCATGCTTCGCTGGTTGCGCAGCGGTAACCTGCGACAACCCCCGTGAGCGATTGCGTCCTTGTTATCCCTTCTGCGAGCCGGGTTGTATATGTATCCATCCATACATGCGAGACGATAGAACACATAAATGTGTCTTACCTGAAGACTGCaccaa AGGCCTCAAAGGAATTCCCGACCTCGGCGACGATATCTAG
- the LOC126771556 gene encoding uncharacterized protein LOC126771556 isoform X1 has translation MRSLLVLSFLLYDFVAYAFRQNGYDYDDPEGMKRHSFVDERRNWRKQALSKPFEQEYNDWDDRRYEHDIPGYLDDLNNKHILGGARQRDMDPPESIYRGQRRYEDGDTAKLVPKMRSAEIGHSTHDLDKENEKKVPFTMTCERLHERYEPCFAGCAAVTCDNPRERLRPCYPFCEPGCICIHPYMRDDRTHKCVLPEDCTKGLKGIPDLGDDI, from the exons ATGCGAAGTTTATTAGTATTATCTTTTTTGCTCT ATGACTTCGTTGCGTACGCGTTTAGACAAAACGGTTACGACTATGATGATCCTGAAGGTATGAAAAGACATTCCTTTGTCGATGAAAGGCGAAATTGGAGGAAGCAAGCTTTGTCAAAACCTTTTGAACAGGAATACAATGATTGGGACGATAGAAGATATGAACATGACATTCCAGGATATTTGGAtgatttaaacaataaacatattttaggaGGAGCCAGACAACGAGATATGGACCCTCCCGAATCTATATACAGAGGACAGAGGCGTTACGAAGACGGGGATACCGCCAAATTGGTACCAAAAATGAGAAGCGCAGAAATTGGACATTCGACACAtgactt AGATAAGGAAAATGAAAAGAAGGTGCCATTTACGATGACCTGTGAGAGACTTCATGAAAG GTACGAGCCATGCTTCGCTGGTTGCGCAGCGGTAACCTGCGACAACCCCCGTGAGCGATTGCGTCCTTGTTATCCCTTCTGCGAGCCGGGTTGTATATGTATCCATCCATACATGCGAGACGATAGAACACATAAATGTGTCTTACCTGAAGACTGCaccaa AGGCCTCAAAGGAATTCCCGACCTCGGCGACGATATCTAG
- the LOC126771553 gene encoding uncharacterized protein LOC126771553: protein MWTQSILILLQCLKLAYVFCDGTYECGDHGRFEYCIDEIPGCIIGCHCHPGYYFDTDTKICEPNSKLIEHHRRPYVAEPTRLQSHIMSSSQNFVTSSVATTSKIDGAIDEISKDTEDLGDWLYNQFFKTIENQVINSTNDQNTLTRRSASSKSIKRPQRRKKTKKRRKNKHKVKEKKLSQITENDSVFDISSSSNSDSSDSSGSSSDSSLDYDRYYNHHADDDEHGHKKIVMIKKKPKQNLPNFIFLPNLDTPFYPPVGLPPPQIPVPMYPMVPIPPMVPFIHIEEIRTTAAPDKTTTETVEIKTTEQTLPTRISTEQENDQIITKIPEQIGKKEPEKLRHLNKMRSKEPKHSKSDKTEKNLRSIKMMSPSRQKFIQRLKQKMQNQSAKSLMPPWMRNKNTVSNSFSKQDDNHEHPYLENSPDSYMINDIKPNTREDGAAISENVDFKYITELIHRDDLNNNSNKLPPIEYNPFDSIEIYQSPIQKEKNADYIIPPNALDNRRFIRPNYRKSDESYYMNLGRQIASMIRSIDTQNKELNIKVEATHDIPKNDLFVKVSSPRSYWERSVRSPLTFLNSNKRNVEYLKRSNELLFDIENKVEIIASTVPTLTLREIENIVSVMETAKRRMKDNETTVKDVLLAENNLNINLWPQALSNARNRIKNSISANLKNHIKLPIPSPTSNNSQNKKKNIPDHLNGFSMAITNTFSAQQNPQGAEKSNFNTQIMETKSYIKPASYPNIENYNQGPQKTLPNPKYIKSTFSGQNFRQPLWDHEINPFFLKNRKYFDNTHNYFVNRNENFPSIAPKNRLQNSYFHHEISNFDYIE, encoded by the exons ATGTGGACacaaagtattttgattttgcttCAATGCCTAAAACTCGCATACGTGTTTTGTGACGGAACGTATG AATGTGGTGACCATGGTAGGTTCGAGTACTGTATTGACGAAATTCCTGGGTGTATAATCGGTTGCCACTGCCATCCGGGATACTACTTCGATACCGACACTAAAATATGTGAACCTAA TTCTAAGCTGATTGAGCATCATAGGCGCCCTTATGTGGCAGAGCCTACTCGACTTCAGAGCCATATTATGTCTTCAAGCCAAAATTTTGTAACAAGCTCGGTTGCTACTACGAGTAAGATTGACGGCGCAATTGATGAAATTAGCAAAGATACTGAAGATTTAGGAGATTGGCTTTATAACCAGTTCTTTAAAACAATAGAGAATCAAGTTATAAATAGCACAAATGATCAAAATACTTTGACAAGACGTAGTGcttcatcaaaatcaattaaaagaCCACagagaagaaaaaaaacaaaaaaacgtagaaaaaacaaacacaaagtaaaagaaaaaaaactttcgcAAATAACTGAAAATGACAGCGTATTCGATATATCTTCTAGTTCAAATTCAGATTCTAGTGACTCCTCGGGTAGCTCAAGCGATTCTTCGTTAGATTACGATAGATATTATAATCATCACGCCGATGACGATGAACACGGACATAAGAAGATTGTTATGATTAAGAAGAAACCAAAACAGAACCTACCTAACTTTATTTTCCTACCGAATTTAGATACCCCATTTTACCCTCCAGTGGGCTTACCTCCACCGCAAATTCCAGTACCTATGTATCCGATGGTACCCATACCTCCAATGGTGCCATTTATTCATATTGAAG AAATAAGAACAACGGCTGCTCCCGATAAAACTACAACAGAGACTGTGGAGATTAAAACGACAGAACAGACGCTACCTACGCGGATAAGCACAGAACAAGAAAATgatcaaataattacaaaaatacctgAACAAATCGGAAAGAAAGAacc GGAAAAATTAAGACATCTAAATAAAATGAGAAGTAAGGAACCAAAACATTCAAAAAGTGATAAAACAGAAAAGAATTTgag ATCCATTAAAATGATGTCTCCAAGTCGTCAGAAATTC ATACAACGTCTTAAACAAAAGATGCAGAATCAATCTGCTAAATCATTGATGCCACCTTGGATGAGAAATAAAAACACAGTATCCAATTCATTCAGTAAACAAGATGATAATCATGAACATCCATATCTTGAAAATTCACCTGATTCTTACATGATTAATGATATAAAACCAAACACAAGAGAAGATGGGGCAGCTATATCAGAAAACGttgactttaaatatataactgaacTTATACATCGAGATGATCTGAATAATAATTCCAATAAATTGCCACCCATTGAATATAACCCTTTTGATAGTATTGAAATTTATCAATCGCCTATTCAGAAAGAAAAGAATGCTGATTACATTATACCTCCTAACGCACTTGATAATAGAAGATTTATACGACCTAATTACCGCAAATCGGATGAGTCGTACTACATGAATCTTGGTAGACAAATAGCATCTATGATACGAAGTATTGATACTCAAAATAAGGAACTAAATATCAAAGTAGAAGCAACACATGATATTCCAAAAAATGACTTATTTGTAAAAGTAAGCTCGCCAAGATCGTATTGGGAAAGATCCGTGCGATCTCCTCTAACATTTTTGAATTCAAATAAGAGAAATGTTGAATATTTGAAGAGAAGTAACGAATTACTTTTCGATATAGAAAATAAAGTAGAAATTATAGCTTCCACAGTACCGACCTTAACTTTAAGggaaatagaaaatattgttaGTGTCATGGAAACTGCTAAAAGAAGGATGAAAGACAACGAGACCACTGTAAAAGATGTGTTGCTTGctgaaaataatcttaatattaatttatggcCTCAAGCATTGTCAAATGCTAGAAACcgaataaaaaattcaatatcagctaatttaaaaaatcacataAAACTACCAATTCCCAGCCCTACGTCAAACAACagtcagaataaaaaaaagaatataccaGATCACTTAAATGGTTTTAGTATGGCGATCACAAACACATTTTCAGCTCAACAAAATCCACAGGGAGCCGAAAAGTCTAACTTTAATACCCAAATTATGGAaacaaaatcttatattaaaccTGCTTCTTATCCTAATATAGAAAACTATAATCAAGGTCCACAGAAGACATTGCCTAACCCCAAGTATATCAAATCTACATTTTCAGGTCAAAATTTCAGACAACCTTTATGGGATCATGAGATAAAtcctttctttttaaaaaatagaaagtaCTTTGATAACACTCATAACTACTTTGTAAATCGAAACGAAAATTTTCCTTCCATTGCACCTAAAAATAGATTACAAAATTCATATTTTCACCacgaaataagtaattttgattacattgaataa